accaaaacaatcaGCAACTAGTTCTGCAGACTAACCTAAAAATGCATCAGAAATTACAACAAGCTAACTTCGACTAGTATGTGTCAAGGACAGAAATTGGGGTCCTCCAAAGGCTGCATAGTGCTTTGTTTTGGATTTAAATTTTGGCTTTTAGGTAAATAGACAGTGAGCTCCAAAGACCAAAGAAGATTTCTTTCAGTAAATCAGCTTCATCATCTAATTTTactacaattgattttttgctAGATTGAAATCCTTCAAATTGGTGGGTAATGAGAAAGGAAAGAACCTAATCCTCCCAAAGATAGGATGTATTGACCTTTGGGCCAGTGAACTTTTATAgtcaataaataattaaatattagaaTAATGCAAACGCATCCTATATATTAAGGTGAAATTATTTTTACCGAGTGTATTAGACATTGTTCTTACATAAAATGAACCTTACATCTATACATAGAGTATAGTACACGGAGTTTTTACGAAAAAATGGATTCTtgttaattattgtttaaaatttaattacaaatttctCCTTTTATTTGTAATCTTGTAGGGTCTTCCCTGGCTAAGAAAATGGGCTGTCATACTCATGcacttagtgtgtgtttgggttgGCGTTGCTCTGCGTTttcacactttttattttttattttttacatatcAGGCGTTTTGCAGAAAAGGGAGACAAACAGTACTGTAGTggtactgtagcagtactgtttaTGGGACCCACAGCcactttattcattaaaaaatattaaaaatgggtcccaaggtattatttacacatttaaaaattaattttgctacagtattttcagttttcagttttagcaacaataagttcaatccaaacacacccaaGTATAGCGCATTTTATAATCAAATGGGTGATCAACATATGTGACCTAAaactttttgtaattaaaataaaattcgcttttttattccttgtattCTATAGTTTgatgcataatattttttttaagcgtATCACCTAACTCATTAGAGacaattttttgagaaatttatgGTGTCGTTACAGAAAAAATTGCAGACCATACCACCGGAGATATAGCTGATGATTTTTACTATCATTTTAAGGTATGGTTAATTCatgttattgtattttattgGTTTCTTTAATTTTGCCCGGCCCCTCCCCGCTTCGCTCCATACGGGTTTTCCtgccccgcaaaggtggtggggtggggatggggcaagactTTAGCCCTATACTATAGAGCAGGGcgggatgggtttagactttttagacccgcCTCGCCTCACCTTGTTCCCACCCTACCCCGCgttaataaaagttttaattgtaaatttttataccctaaaaccctattatttaaacaaacatattaatattaacttattttattctacgcAATGTGACTCTCTACCTctattttgttatgtattatactatgagattttaggttttgttgtgatattgtcttattaaacacttggataatatttattagttttttgctaaatattagtttgatttgatgagataaatttagttgtaatttcaagtatatttttattaaggaagcatgttttattaaaaaaaattgtaatagttgtGGGGCAAATTAACAAGAAGTAGAGTTTTACAGGGTAGAGTGAGGCTTCACTCGGCCCTAAGAGGTGGGATGAGGCAAGAAAATTTTCCTGTCCTGCCCCATTGCCATTCCTATTTCTTACAcatcaaaaagaaattaaaaaaaaaagactatataCCTATATACTCCACATCCACTATATTGCAGTTGAAACTTTGGCTTTTCTTTTATACATTAAACTAATGAAAAGACTGAAAAATGTTTCAGGGGGACATAGCTTTGATGAAAGAAATTGGTTTAGACTTCTTTAGGTTCTCTATCTCATGGTCCAGAATACTACCTAGTAAGAGCATTGCTTAACTCAacctttgtcatttttttttactaagagCCTACaaaaacatgtaattttttggggaaaaaatatCTTTATTTGGTAATGTATTCAAAGTAACATATAATCCTATGTATAAAGCTTAATTTTGTCCTCAGAGGGAAAAATCAGTGGGGGAGTGAACCAAAAAGGAATCACATTCTACAATAACCTCATAAATGAGCTATTGTCTCAAGGTGAAATTTCCCTCCCTCTCACATGCTTCTCATAAAGCtaatcataattattttttttaatttttttttcccaatttagGTCTCTTCCTAATATTgactatataatttattaatcaGGTTTAAAACCTTTTGTAACTCTATTCCATTGGGATGTTCCACAAGCCCTTGAAGAGGAGTATGGTGGATTCTTGAGCCAAAACATAGTGTAAGTTTTGAAGCACACATTAAATCTATTATGAAATTAGTATATATGCAATCTGATTAATCAGCAATCCATAAATGCCTATAATTAGGGATGATTATCGGAACTACGTGGATGTCTGTTTCAAAAAATTTGGTGATAGAGTAAAGTATTGGGTCACAATTAACGAGCCAAATACATTTTCCATTGGGGGCTACGTAACAGGAATTGAAGCACCTGGTCGATGTTCTAACTATATCGGAAATTGCACATATGGGAACTCTGGGATAGAACCCTATATAGTGGGACATAATTTACTACTTTCTCATGCAACTGCTGTGAAATTATACAAGGAAAAGTATCAGGTATGTGCTTTTAgcaattatcaatttaaagagGATATGTCAATTTATGACTCACTAATTAATGAGCCATGTGTGTGTGAGACAGACATTGTGTTTAGCAATACTGGGTTGTGCTTTAGATTACAAAGAATACTAGCCTTGGTTTATTTGTGCTATTAGTACCTAGAAAACTATCCTAATCCTTCTTAAGCAAAAATGAGATAATCTACTGTGCTTcatatatattcttaataaGTTAAAAAGAAGGTTCAGAATATTGCAAAAGTTTTCTTTCATAATCTGAATTTGATTTTTGTAGGAATCTCAAATGGGAGAAATTGGCATTTCAGTACAAAGTTTTTGGAATTTGCCTAAATACCAAACAGTTGCTAGCATCAAGGCTGCCTTTAGAGGTCTTGATTTTAGGTTTGGATGGTAAGATTTATGACTTAATTTTATGCTAGACTCAATAATTCCTATAAATAAACGCATTTGTCTGCAAACATATTTGCAAAAGGCAAGTATTTTTGGCTTGAAGTAAAGTTAGTTAAGAGAAGCATTCTAAGCTATTCAgcaaaaaccaacaacaacaacgtaaGCATTCTAAGCGTAACTACGATAAGTTAATTTTGTGACAAGTCACAATCTTAAGATTTTAGATTTAAGTAGTTAAGGTATTGTCTCAACATAATTGTATCAAACCCTTATAAGGAGACTTGTTATTATTTCTATTATTTGTGTAGGTTTGTTGATCCAATTATTTTTGGTGACTATCCTGAGATCATGCGAGTTTTGGTGGGAACTCGACTACCTATATTTACTGAATCGCAATCCAAGATGTTAAAAGGTTCTCTGGATTTCCTTGGAGTAAATTACTATACTGCAAGATATGCTGATGACTCTACATCTTCTAGTAGCGTCAACCTAAGTTACACAACAGATAGCAACGTAAATTTGACTAGTTAAGCTCAAAATCCATAACCTTGATTTATATATTGGGTGATGCAAagaatatgtataaaaaaatttaaaaaaaattgatcattaGTCATCAAAAAGTATTCTaggtatttattttgttgaaatgacATAAATTATATTCATTGTCCCCTCAAATTGTAAGTCTTTTGTTGTTAAATTGGTagtcactttttcattttccttatatttttttttctaacactCATGTAGCCACTCTATTCAATGCCACAGCGGAGAAGGATGGCATTCCTGTTGGTCAACCAGtaatctctctcactctcacccaATGTTTGAATATAATAGTATTTTATCCCCTGTATATGCTAAGAAAACTATATAAATAATGGTTTTGTAGACCGCTGCTGATTGGTTGTTCGTTTATCCAAGAGGAATTCGAGAACTTATGCTATacgtaaagaaaaaatataataatccaCCTATTTACATTACCGAAAATGGTACGAAACTATCTTCATCCttcaatttaattgaaaatagtTATCTGATTTTAAATCAAATACATGTATACATTTATACTTTTCAGGAGTTGATGATAATGACTCATTGCCAATTCAAAAGGCTCTCAACGATAGCTTGAGGATAAAATACTACCATTGTCATCTATCAAATCTCTTGAAGGCTATAAGGTGAGTGACTTTGCATATAGTGTGTGTGAAGGAATTGTGGAGTTCAAACCACATGCAAAGGATACCATAAATTGTGCCATTATGATGATTGAGCTATTACTTGAACCCTAATATTGggtatattatatatgtgtgaTTAAGGAAATTCTATAATACCCATGTGTTTTTAGATATGGTTTCTCTACTAATAACGTGATTTAATTTTGTCACATTCATTAGTAAGTCACATTACACTGAGCATTAacttattttctaatattttaattttgtttttttttatcttaaacTATGATaagttcaattaaaatagtGTTTACCATAGATATGATGGTTGGTTCAGTCACATCACATGGTAACTTTCAAACATGCAGTAATAAGGTCATCCATGATGGTAACTTTATTATAATCACATGTCGCATAGAACGGTAACTCTGTAATGGGTATCATACCTCCCAAAACTAGGGACCCATGTGAGTCAAAGTTCcccataaaagtaaaataaacaaatttaaaaaataatatgtaaCTTAATTAGACCTAAATTCATATGctgaaaacttttattaatggtaactttggcaATATGTAAAGATAAGATTAAGACATGCTAACACTCccaactctttcttttttttttttttaatcaaaagcaATGCTCTTATTCTCATATTGGAAACtgatagaatatatatatatatatatatatatatatattacattttacCACCCTAGAATATCATAATTGTGTGTTTCAATAGTTCTAAGATATATATTAACGATTTGGTTTGGCAGGGCTGGGGTTGATGTGAGAGGATACTTTGCATGGTCATTTCTTGATAACTTTGAATGGGAATCTGGTTATACTCTTCGATTTGGCATCACTTATGTAGATTACAAAAATGGGTTGACAAGATACCTGAAAAGCTCTGCTTTCTGGTTTAAAAATTTTCTCCAGAAGGAAAATGTCATCCGAAGCAAACCTTTGTTGTACCAAGATAGTAGTTGAATTTATAGCAACTGATTTGTTAATCATATTATTCCCATTACAACTTGCATGTAAAAGAAGTTGTGGTCTTAAAATTAACATTGCTCATTTTGTATCATTAAAGGGCGATCAAGTTTCAAAGACTAGCGTTGATTTAGACCATTTCAAACACTATACACAATAACTATTGAagcaagaattttttatttgctttttaaACAAGACGAAAAAAAGTTGgcatataattaatatttaatgtaCATATATAATTATACACAAACTCTTTTGCGgacattaaataattaaatattaactacaaaattagttgtatcATTAGGTTATAAtcttaatcaataaaataaaaattattacatattttgaaaatttaattgttcaattgcatgttctttactctcttaatatacatgtcaaattttatatcaatcggatattatttactatatgatctataaacttatattttatgcataattttaaactacaaaaacttgtcatttaaaaaatttattgatgacataattattaatctttatttttctagaaattttgtaagtatagagattataagaaaaagatgtaatccaatagtgaatttgtcaaaatttatctctaataaaaagatattgaataaggttgtagttttaagttaaaatcaattttgtaactaaaatttgtcatatatatatatatatatatagagagagagagagagagagagagagagagagagagagagagagaggattctGGTCCactagatttccttaaatcttagacattttttaatgatttaataatttagaatttgtcaTGTCAACATTCCtttaaaaataatcttaattgttttgtttacaatattattttacaacatttttataacattttcataacaaatcataggtagttagttgttattggtttaaatttgaacttaacattaagattacttttttgccctaacaataactACCAGTaacacttaggatttgttgtaaaaatgttataaaaatattgtggacatataaTTTCTTTTCGACGTatcatttcttttaattattttaagagaaTTGTTAGTGAAATACTGATATGGCAGAATCTAGAttcttaaattataaaaaagttattaggatttaataaattttattgataagaatGTCTTAAGAAATCTAAAAGATCTGAATCCGATCCGTATATATAATCTTTTGTGGTTAGTTGGAGCTACAGACTAATGCAGCTAACGTTCCTCGTACTATACCTAACCATCCTGTATGATTTAAGGTTGTTGGTAGAAGGTAGCCATGTGCTATGGAAGGAAGgtattcaaaaataattatgagagaaaaagtaaataattaattatgataAAAGTGTATTACTATCATAATCCACGGGATTTTATCGGAATTTGATAGATATGCAAATGAAAATTGCATCTTTGTTGACTTTTTCAATTTCGCGTTCAACGTACTCCAAGTGGGGGAGCCATTAGGGGAGGGAAAATTTATAAATGACAAATTCACACGCATGTATATGAGTACTTGAgaccaatttaatttttattgaaaaaaaaaaattatgtgatttAAGTGATATTTTATTGCAAAGAAAACTAAATCATAGTTGTTATATTGTGTTTATCTGGTAGATGTTTTTTAAACATGCATAAGCCacttagtaatttttttttaagagttaagattCCACTTACAATTCACTTGAAAGaacttttttaattgttagactGACTTTAAACACAACTCatataaattatgatatttttgttaatatagactcttaaataattaaattgtaatatttctaaaactatattgtaaaatatatacttgaaatttcattattaactttaaataatataaatcattGGAGTTTATTATgttatcatttttatatttaattacttatatacaaatttacatgaagaagaatataaagtattatattaagaattttttattttttaatcacctTTGAAAAGGAATAatactgtttttttttaatttttttcttttataatttttttaacattgaaATAGagattaataaaataagaaatatttcttttttctttttcaaatgaagTTTGTTGTAGAAAAAATTTAGTGTATAACAATTTTGATGGGCCATGGGAGAATCCcataaatatttctttttctttttcaaatgaagTTTGTCatagaaaaaatttatagtgTATAACAATTTTGATGGGCCATGGGAGAATCCACCCCTGATCCACCGTTTCATGCACTCATCCCTTTCTTAACTTAgcaaacaaataattatgttTCTTGACAGAGACATAAagtttcacaacaaatttatgATAATGTGTTATTTAGTCTCACCGGCCATCACTAAAcactaatattatttatattgtaTATCAATCATAATATGCTTACACTTCAAtcgttgttaaaaaaagaaagttataaATTGTGTGACTAGTGACTAGATTTATTGATAGATGATGTAGAATTAAGTGGGAAAGGCTACCAAGGCGCATGTACCACATAATGTAaatatatcattaaaataaaataagactaGGGATACAAAATTTTAGAacttgttcatcaaaaaaaaaaaaaaaaaaaaatagaactttgttTACAACGGTTGACGTGTGATTGTGCATAGTAAAAGTAATAATTCATAATGAACCTATGAGCCTattaaaaagtgatattaatcaTATTATTCTCATCACAACTTGCATGTAAAAAAAGTTGGGATCTTAATTAACTTGCACATATTGTATTATTGAAGAGCGATCAAGTTTCAAAGACTAGAGTCGATTTAGACTTTTTCAAATTAATACTACCGAATAATTAAAGAAGCAAGAATTTTTGCTAAACAAGAAGCAAGAAAAGTTGGTGTATAATTAATGTCCACAAGTagattaagaaaattaaaattacaagtACATGGGCTGGATTGATAACCTACCCTTGATTGCAATTGGAATCGTGGAATTTGGAATAGCAACACATGGTATTAGATACCAAGGCGTACGATTAGTAATTAATAAGAGTTTGGACACAATCAAATGCAGACCTCAATATATTGAGCATTGAGCAACGTGATCTAGATGACCCAAATATATGTATATCCAATACAGGAAAGAGTGATGCTTaagtaaaacaataattttttttttttttttgagaaacagtaaaacaataaaattaagtaCACTGAATGAGTTGTGTAATTCAATGACTATATAAGTGTGCCTATTCTTCTGTGGTTGGACGATACAGGGGGGGTTGGAGAAAGACAGACATGGAAATACTTCGTCGTCGTCATCTCCTTTTGTATGTGCTGCTTTTTGTAGTCTATTTTTTCTCTTGCACTGAAAGTCTTAGTCGGAGAGATTTTCCAGCTGGTTTCATATTTGGAGGGGCCTCAAGTGCTTACCAGGTACATATGTCACTGCACTAACACTAATATTTACATGCTTTCAACTCTAATTACCTATGTTCTTATACTCATTATGTTTGGGGTACTCTTAATTTCTATTGAAAGTATGAAGGGGCTGCATATCAGCATGGAAAAGGACCTAGCATATGGGACACTTTCACCAGTGAAAAtccaggtctctctctctctctctctcatttttagtGAAGGGAAATTGTATTCAATCAACATGAATGTCCAAATGTACAAACAAAGGCAAACCAAGCAACTACTAGTTAGTTCTCCAGACCAACCTACATTTGCATcactaagagagagaaaatcatTCACAGCAATTAGTAATTCACAAAGATAAATATTGTTAATTACAACTAACTTCGACTAGAACCAAATCCACTCAAATATAGTGTTGACCTTTGGGCTAGTATACTTTAATAAATAGTAAAACAATACAATAATGCAAACTCCTCATAAAGATGAAATTATTCAATTCACCAAGTATTTTACACATTCATTTCACATAAAAGTGGGTCTTGCATGTAGGTTAGGTATATGAGACTGtattaatgaaaaagaaaggtatAATTTATTGTGTACAAAATAATGTCTCTTAAGGTTTGAACATTCCAGTCAAAGGGATTCTTGttaattattgtttaattaaaaattttccctATTATTTGTAATCTTATAGGGTCTTCCCTGCTAAGAAATGGCTGTCATACTCATATGTGACctgtatttttatttctatgcataactaaattttgatgtataacaatttttttttatgtagtgTACCACTTAGacaatttttttgagatattttaTGGTGTCATGACAGAAAAAATTGCGGACCATACTACAGGGGATATAGCTGATAATTTTTACTATCGTTTTGAGGTATGATTCATATGATTGTATTCTATTAGTCTCTTACACACCAAAAAGAATTATTCTGTTCTGTCCCTAGCTACCCTTCTACACATCCACTATATTGCAGTTgaaaccataattttttttcttttacttttcttcttcctttttgcaTTAAACTAATGAAAAGACCGGGAAATGTTTCAGGGGGACATAGCTCTGATGAGAGAAATTGGTTTAGACTTCTTTAGGTTCTCCATCTCATGGACCAGAATACTACCTAGTAAGACCACAACTCAACCTTTGCTATTTTCTTTGAAGTCCATTTAAAGGAATAGGCATAATTTCATGACCATTTTTTCTCTACTGAGAACCAACATAACATGtcattttagaagaaaaaaaaatatttttatatggtATATATTCCAAGTAACATGTAATGCTActaataaagtttaattttgtcCTCAGAAGGAAAAGTAAGTGGAGGAGTGAACCAAAAAGGGGTCATATTCTACAATAACCTCATAAATGAGCTATTATCTCAAGGTGAAATTTCACTCCCTCTCACACGCTACTCATAAAGCTAATCATAAATTGTAGTTTCAATATATGCCTCTTCCTAATATTGACTATAGTTCATTAATCAGGTTTAAAACCATTTGTAACTCTATTCCATTGGGACCTTCCACAAGCTCTTGAAGATGAGTATGGTGGATTCTTGAGCCCAAACATAGTGTAAGTTTTGACATACACATTTAAATCTATTATGCAATTAATAAATCTACAatctaattaataaacaattgatCAATCTCCTATAATTAGGGATGATTATCTCAACTACGTGGACTTCTGCTTCAAAGAATTTGgtgatagagtgaagttttggatcACAATTAATGAACCAAATTTATTTACCATTGGAGGGTATGCAACAGGCACCGCAGCACCTGGTCGTTGCTCTAATTATGTCGGAAATTGCACATATGGGAATTCTGGGACAGAACCCTATATAGTGGGACATAATTTACTTCTTTCACATGCAGCTGCTGTGAAACTGTACAAGAAAAAGTATCAGGTTTGAGcttttaacaattaattttaattaagtaaTAAATTTGAAGAGGATATACCAACTTATGACTGACTAATTAACTGTGTGTGAGtgatacacatatacacttagattaaactagagtaaaatttccatcttatatatatatatatatatatatatataaagaactttatgtgtgtgtgagtgagagagaaacACTGTGTTTACCTATTAATACCTATTAAACTATTTAATCCTTATGAATGagaaaaagataatatatattcttattatGGAAAAAAGATGGTTAATTCGTAATATTGCAAAAGTTGGCTTTCTTTATTGGATggaattatcttcttcttcttttttttttttttggtaggctTTTCAAATGGGAGAAATTGGGATTACAGTAGCGAGTTATTGGATATTGCCCAAATATCAAACGGTTGCCAGCACCAAGGCTGCATTTAGAGGCcttgattttaattttggatGGTAATTACTTAATTTTATACTAACCTAATGAATtcctataaataaaataagcacTTTTGTCTTTCACTGTTGTGACCTGAATTCCTATGAGttattaaaacattaaaacagatatcttaaataataaataaataaataactgcaATACACCGTAATTCATACATGCATGACTTAGGATTAAAACCCTGTTGCTGTTATtgtatacaaaaataaaaatattatatatctgTGCAATGGGTATGAAGATCATTTTGTAGCCTAGCACTTCATCACTTTACTTAGCTCATGACAATAAACATTAATGCACGTTTCCTTGCACGTAGGCTAAGTGGGAAATGaatattacattaaaaaaaagtgggaaatgaataaattgtaaattttctATGGATAACATTggctttgttttctttaaaaatatatttgcaaaGAGCATGCATTTTTGGTTTGAAATGAAGGTAGGTAACAGTAAACAGATGCATTTTAACTTCTAAGCCTATCTACCACGATGCACGATGCTAGCTTTGAATGTATGGTTCAGTCCCTTCTCTTGTGGTCTATCCATAATTGTTTCGTTCGAGAACAATGCATGGTTAGCCTATTAACTTACCAACATACTAATACTCcttcttgtcatttttttagacaaaattactacatattttatttCCACAGCTTTCAAACTCTACTTGAAAACCAAGGCCAATCTTTGTTTAAATTCTTTAGGGTAAAAGTTAATGGATGTCTTAAAGGTattagtttagaatttttttttttttttttttttttatgaaaaatgaaaaaagccactgattttttttactaattttttatattttctataaaaatggtatcaaaacGTTCTAAAAATAGTTTCGTTAAGAAATTTTTAAAGAGTATTTGTTAATCATACTCATTCTTTAATAACAAggtcaaaaatattattttacttaCTAGTCACACATCTCGTTTAATGTGCATTTGAGTTTATAATCGTGGCTTAATTCTAGAGTgagattctttttttaagtaatctAGGGGTTGTTTGATTCGTGATTTTAAATAacacttttcagtttttaaacagcattacatgtatttttatacattttttttatccacatgtattttcaaaaaatacaaataacgttaTTATAATAATGTTACCAAACGGCCCCTAGAGTGAGAATCTTGATATAAAGATTCTCACATCTCAGACTGTAAAATAAGCATTAAGCCATTATTTACACATAATGCAACATCCACGCTTACCTACCATCAAAATCTTAAATAATGTTGCATTATGTGTAAATAAATGCAGGCGTATACggataaaaagatatatatatatatatatatatattttttttttagaaactaaaaGATAGACAGGTGTGTATATGTAAACACATATTTTCTTCTAATAAATAATTTGGGGAATTATATTGCCTTCTTAAACGTTCTATACTTATAAAGTATTTATGACTACCAAAAAACACCCTATctcattataaaatatttaaatatttatatttcaaatattttgtacTTTAAAATCATactcaaatatataattttgtaaattagATAGTAAACAATATCcaattaacataaaatttagcTAATTAGATTGTAGTTTGATTCAATATTAGAAAACTTATAATAGATAAAGGAAATTTATCAGAATATTTATATGTGAGTAGTGTGGATAGTGTTACCAATTAAGTTACTATCTTAAACTTTTAATTAAGTCATCGAAGTAGTGTCCCAATATTTTGTATCAAACCCTCATGAGGAGACTTGTGattatttctattattattttcgtaGGTTTGTTAATCCAATAATTTTTGGTGACTACCCTGAGACCATGAGAGCTCTGGTTGGGACTCGACTACCTATATTTACTGAATTGCAATCCAAGATGCTTAAGGGTTCTCTGGATTTCCTTGGAGTAAATTACTACACCGCAAGATATGCAGATGACTCTACATCTTCTAGTAGCATTAACCTCAGTTACACAACAGATAGCCATGTAAATCTAACTAGTAAGCTCAAAACCCACAACCTTGATAAGccttataatttatattttgagtGGTGCTAGAAATatgtattacaaattttattacataaattttactaaaattatgTGTCATTAGTCTTAAAaagtatttctaacatttatTCTGTTGAAGTGGCATAAATTatattgattgtcatttaagtttgaaatttttttgtaataaaatttgtagtcgTTTTTGCATTTTGATCCTTATATTGTTTTCCCTATACTCATGTAATCAACCTATTTGATGTCACAGCGGAAAAGGATGGCATTCCTATTGGTCAAccagtactctctctctctctctctctctctctctctctctctctctctctctctctctctctctctctctctctctctctctctctctctctctcctctctctctctctctctctctctctgaagaGTATTATACTCCAACTCCATgtatatactaaaaaaaactatgttATAAATCGTTTTGTAGACCGCTACTAGCTGGCTTTACGTTTATCCAAGAGGAATTCGAGAACTTGTGctatatgtaaataaaaaatacaacaatcCACCTATTTACATTACAGAAAATGGTAA
This genomic stretch from Quercus robur chromosome 4, dhQueRobu3.1, whole genome shotgun sequence harbors:
- the LOC126724090 gene encoding beta-glucosidase 17-like isoform X11 gives rise to the protein MKEIGLDFFRFSISWSRILPKGKISGGVNQKGITFYNNLINELLSQGLKPFVTLFHWDVPQALEEEYGGFLSQNIVDDYRNYVDVCFKKFGDRVKYWVTINEPNTFSIGGYVTGIEAPGRCSNYIGNCTYGNSGIEPYIVGHNLLLSHATAVKLYKEKYQESQMGEIGISVQSFWNLPKYQTVASIKAAFRGLDFRFGWFVDPIIFGDYPEIMRVLVGTRLPIFTESQSKMLKGSLDFLGVNYYTARYADDSTSSSSVNLSYTTDSNVNLTTTLFNATAEKDGIPVGQPTAADWLFVYPRGIRELMLYVKKKYNNPPIYITENGVDDNDSLPIQKALNDSLRIKYYHCHLSNLLKAIRAGVDVRGYFAWSFLDNFEWESGYTLRFGITYVDYKNGLTRYLKSSAFWFKNFLQKENVIRSKPLLYQDSS
- the LOC126724090 gene encoding beta-glucosidase 17-like isoform X7; protein product: METFVGSWRKSDMEVIHHHHHLFLYVLLFVVYFFSCTESLSRRDFPAGFIFGGASSAYQGLHFNMEKDLAYGTLSLENIQGDIALMKEIGLDFFRFSISWSRILPKGKISGGVNQKGITFYNNLINELLSQGLKPFVTLFHWDVPQALEEEYGGFLSQNIVDDYRNYVDVCFKKFGDRVKYWVTINEPNTFSIGGYVTGIEAPGRCSNYIGNCTYGNSGIEPYIVGHNLLLSHATAVKLYKEKYQESQMGEIGISVQSFWNLPKYQTVASIKAAFRGLDFRFGWFVDPIIFGDYPEIMRVLVGTRLPIFTESQSKMLKGSLDFLGVNYYTARYADDSTSSSSVNLSYTTDSNVNLTTTLFNATAEKDGIPVGQPTAADWLFVYPRGIRELMLYVKKKYNNPPIYITENGVDDNDSLPIQKALNDSLRIKYYHCHLSNLLKAIRAGVDVRGYFAWSFLDNFEWESGYTLRFGITYVDYKNGLTRYLKSSAFWFKNFLQKENVIRSKPLLYQDSS
- the LOC126724090 gene encoding beta-glucosidase 17-like isoform X2 codes for the protein METFVGSWRKSDMEVIHHHHHLFLYVLLFVVYFFSCTESLSRRDFPAGFIFGGASSAYQYEGAAFQHGKGPSIWDTFTREHPEKIADHTTGDIADDFYYHFKGDIALMKEIGLDFFRFSISWSRILPKGKISGGVNQKGITFYNNLINELLSQGLKPFVTLFHWDVPQALEEEYGGFLSQNIVDDYRNYVDVCFKKFGDRVKYWVTINEPNTFSIGGYVTGIEAPGRCSNYIGNCTYGNSGIEPYIVGHNLLLSHATAVKLYKEKYQESQMGEIGISVQSFWNLPKYQTVASIKAAFRGLDFRFGWFVDPIIFGDYPEIMRVLVGTRLPIFTESQSKMLKGSLDFLGVNYYTARYADDSTSSSSVNLSYTTDSNVNLTTEKDGIPVGQPTAADWLFVYPRGIRELMLYVKKKYNNPPIYITENGVDDNDSLPIQKALNDSLRIKYYHCHLSNLLKAIRAGVDVRGYFAWSFLDNFEWESGYTLRFGITYVDYKNGLTRYLKSSAFWFKNFLQKENVIRSKPLLYQDSS
- the LOC126724090 gene encoding beta-glucosidase 17-like isoform X8, with protein sequence MEILRRRHLLLYVLLFVVYFFSCTESLSRRDFPAGFIFGGASSAYQYEGAAYQHGKGPSIWDTFTSENPEKIADHTTGDIADNFYYRFEGDIALMREIGLDFFRFSISWTRILPKGKVSGGVNQKGVIFYNNLINELLSQGLKPFVTLFHWDLPQALEDEYGGFLSPNIVDDYLNYVDFCFKEFGDRVKFWITINEPNLFTIGGYATGTAAPGRCSNYVGNCTYGNSGTEPYIVGHNLLLSHAAAVKLYKKKYQAFQMGEIGITVASYWILPKYQTVASTKAAFRGLDFNFGWFVNPIIFGDYPETMRALVGTRLPIFTELQSKMLKGSLDFLGVNYYTARYADDSTSSSSINLSYTTDSHVNLTTEKDGIPIGQPTATSWLYVYPRGIRELVLYVNKKYNNPPIYITENGVGDNGSLPIQEALNDSLRLNYHHSHLSNLLKAIRAGVDVRGYFAWSFLDDFEWESGFTLRFGINYVDYKNGLKRYMKASAFWFKNFLQKKNVTCSSD